One genomic window of Tachypleus tridentatus isolate NWPU-2018 chromosome 12, ASM421037v1, whole genome shotgun sequence includes the following:
- the LOC143234541 gene encoding sentrin-specific protease 1-like isoform X2, with protein sequence MSTEANQSSFRRRLADWMSWMVEAPCRNKNFFLNSVANMFRNPENSESTEENIPKKHFGREEMSSNKEEELKRSPLRTKNEKPKQLTKLGKYSVPSEISPDSGSSTSTETNKLSPKAKNIPLYKSHMNFNKFEKSQEKYGKSQKYSGWQSGSGKTSWPKSKRNSKIPNKWLTVTAQQSIRLQEREQYRLMLQQYTSEPLFHQVSAWKPRLSFQDACVQNNFNKRSTSKLRDTPAFQMERLDHVAAENLTQSLKKGRKNKPPKLHGSQIQAIFSKSPLNASMSKTNENVKRNSSRKTFSMGSKDNSLLISDIKSPERNCSAMPYYRNCPFFSPKWLEELKLSLTSKCKEREELLLAKERKLQALQEQREAENAAWEERLKKKLEEAHIAAKMNYEEVDISKDFPELTDEMERLVDDALEPVPPDEVLVEGFRLSITRRDMETLAGLNWLNDEVINFYMNLLMERGKQENFPSVYAFNTFFYPKLAAGGHSALRRWTRKIDIFSYDLLLVPVHLGMHWCLAVVNFQDKKIEYYDSMDGQNGECLKALRTYLQEESLDKKKKEFDIGEWSLEVVEDIPHQMNGSDCGMFTCKYAEYVTRRGKINFTQAHMPYFRRRMVYEITTKKLL encoded by the exons AAGAAACACTTTGGTAGAGAAGAAATGTCATCAAATAAAGAAGAGGAGTTGAAAAGATCACCATTAAGAACAA AGAATGAAAAACCAAAGCAACTTACGAAACTTGGTAAATATTCTGTACCATCAGAGATTTCTCCTGATTCTGGTTCATCTACTTCTACAGAAACTAACAAACTGTCGCCAAAGGCTAAAAACATTCCTCTTTATAAATCAcacatgaattttaataaatttgagaAGTCACAAGAGAAATATGGTAAGAGCCAGAAGTATTCAGGTTGGCAGTCAGGGTCTGGAAAAACAAGCTGGCCTAAAAGCAAAAGGAACagtaaaattccaaacaaatggTTGACTGTTACAGCTCAACAG AGCATTCGCCTTCAAGAGCGGGAACAGTACAGGTTGATGCTTCAGCAATATACCTCGGAACCTTTATTTCATCAAGTGTCTGCATGGAAACCAAGACTTTCTTTCCAGGATGCTTGTGTACAGAATAATTTCAACAa AAGGTCCACTTCTAAGTTGCGTGATACTCCAGCTTTCCAAATGGAAAGATTAGACCATGTAGCTGCTGAGAATCTTACACAGTCTTTGAAAAAAGGTCGTAAGAATAAACCTCCAAAGTTACACGGAAGTCAGATTCAGGCTATTTTCTCAAAGTCTCCATTGAATGCAAGCATGTCCAAAACTAATGAAAACGTAAAGAGAAACTCATCCAGAAAAACATTTTCTATGG GATCAAAGGACAACTCTCTCCTAATTAGTGACATCAAATCTCCAGAGAG GAACTGTTCTGCTATGCCCTATTACAGAAATTGTCCTTTCTTCTCTCCTAAGTGGCTCGAAGAATT aaaattatCTTTGACAAGCAAATGTAAGGAAAGAGAAGAGCTACTTTTAGCTAAAGAGAGAAAGCTTCAGGCACTTCAAGAACAG AGGGAAGCAGAAAATGCAGCCTGGGAAGAGAGG ttgaaGAAAAAACTGGAGGAAGCCCATATTGCAGCCAAAATGAACTATGAAGAGGTGGACATTAGTAAAGATTTCCCTG AACTCACTGATGAAATGGAGAGGCTCGTGGATGATGCATTAGAACCAGTTCCTCCTGATGAAGTGCTTGTTGAAGGCTTCCGGTTATCTATTACCAGAAGGGATATGGAAACATTAGCAGGACTTAATTGGTTAAATGATGAG GTGATAAATTTCTACATGAATCTGCTAATGGAAAGAGGAAAACAGGAAAACTTCCCATCTGTATATGCTTTCAACACATTTTTCTACCCAAAGCTCGCTGCTGGTGGCCACAGTGCCCTACGGAGATGGACGCGAAAGATCGACATTTTCTCTTATGACCTTTTGTTAGTACCAGTTCACCTAGGAATGCACTGGTGCTTAGct GTGGTGAATTTCCAAGATAAAAAAATTGAGTACTACGATTCAATGGATGGTCAAAATGGTGAATGTCTAAAGGCCTTAAG aacaTACCTACAGGAGGAAAGCTTggacaagaaaaagaaagaatttgACATTGGTGAATGGTCACTAGAAGTTGTTGAG GACATTCCCCATCAAATGAACGGAAGTGACTGTGGGATGTTTACATGCAAGTATGCCGAATACGTTACCCGTAgaggaaaaataaactttactcaG GCTCACATGCCATATTTCAGGAGGAGGATGGTATACGAGATCACGACTAAGAAACTTTTGTAA